The Setaria italica strain Yugu1 chromosome IX, Setaria_italica_v2.0, whole genome shotgun sequence genome has a window encoding:
- the LOC101752554 gene encoding cytochrome b5 — MPTLTKLYSMKEAALHNTPEDCWVVVDGKIYDVTKYLEDHPGGADVLLEATGKDAKEEFDDAGHSKSAKELMQDYFIGELDPTPEIPEMEVVRKEQDTGFASKLMDSAVQYWVIPVAAVGISIVVAILCARRK; from the exons ATGCCGACGCTGACGAAGCTGTACAGCATGAAGGAGGCCGCCCTCCACAACACTCCCGAGGACTGCTGGGTCGTCGTCGACGGCAAG ATTTATGATGTGACCAAGTATTTGGAAGACCATCCTGGGGGTGCTGATGTTCTGCTTGAAGCAACCG GTAAGGATGCTAAGGAAGAATTTGACGACGCGGGGCACAGCAAGAGTGCCAAGGAGCTAATGCAAGACTACTTCATTGGGGAGTTGGACCCGACTCCTGAGATTCCTGAGATGGAGGTTGTCAGGAAGGAGCAAGACACGGGATTTGCCAGCAAGCTGATGGACAGTGCGGTGCAGTACTGGGTGATCCCAGTAGCCGCAGTTGGGATATCCATTGTTGTTGCCATATTGTGTGCGCGAAGGAAGTGA